One Psilocybe cubensis strain MGC-MH-2018 chromosome 9, whole genome shotgun sequence genomic window, TCTGGCCAACGCTCAACATCTGCCAAAGAGGCTGCAAGAATGTATGGATTTGACTGGTATGCGGGGTCAAGAGTGATGATGCGCGGTCCATATGGGTCCTCGACGTCCCGCAGATATGACAGCCTCACACTGTGAATTAGAAAGCTAGAGGAGTTCATATTGGTGTGAGTAAGATGTATTGTTAGCTAAACggacaaagaaaagacacCGACTCTGTATCACTGATCAAGGACATGGTGCATCTCGAATACGTACCACGTCTTGTCAGTTGTCTGCCGAGAACTCGCCTCCGGAGCCACAATGCCAACATGGGAAATAATTGCCAAATTAGGAAGTCGCACAGCAATTGGACTTGACCCATTTCGCTTTCACTTTGCTACCATCCAACAGATGGGAACAGTACCGTCTTGTCAAAATATGATCGCCAGTACGTCTGAGCTGATCTAGACATGAGAGTCCCTGTTACCTTCTGTCCAAAAGAGTATCGTCCTTGGGGAAAGGAGGTATAGATATACACCGTGATGCCTCTCAGTTATCTCCCACCACCCTCCTCTGTCTGTCCTTCGCAAGTATCACTATGATTTCTGAGAAATCATTCAACATGAAGACCGTTGTGGTTGTTGGAGGAGGCGTGGCGGGCGCCGAAGGTCAATACTTCTATCATCTTTCAGCCGTCTCATACTGAAGATCCGACAGTTGTCCGTGGTCTGTCCTCCAGGTTGAACCCGGAGAAACACAGGCTTATTTTAATCACCTCTCGCCCCAGATTTACATTTCTGCCTGCTTCTCTCAGGCTTTTGGCTAGCCAGGACACAGCAATAGGCTCGGTGTTTATGCCTTACGATGCAGTCTTTGGCAAGTTTCCAGGTGAACTCAAGGTCGGCACCGTCACGTCCATCGAAGAAAACAAAGACCCGACATTCAAACGAGGCGGCTTTGTTGTCATGGAAGGGGACGAAAAAATTCTTTATGATGTTCTCGTGGTTGCAACAGGCTCTAATTGGTATGGACATCTCGCCTTTCCGAACGATGAGGAAGGTTTCAAGGACCACGTTAAATCGTGGCAAAAGAAAATTCACGATGCTAAACACATCGTTATCGCTGGAGGAGGTGCCGTAGGAATAGGTGAGTGTTAATATAATTAATAGAGCGAAATCTGATTTGAGGATCCAGAAATGTCGGGAGAAATAAAAGATGCATATCCTGTATGTCTACCTTGTTTTGCTGCAATCACAAATATACTAATTATTTACTCTAGAATAAACACGTTACAATTGTGCATGCCAATCGTCTTTTACTGGGAGACATTTACCCAGATAAATTTCGCGAAAATATCGAATCACGAATCCGCCTGCGTGGTGTCAACATTTTGTTCAACGACACCATCGAAGGTACGCCAAACCCACACGCACCACTTAAGACGGGAAACGGGGTTCCTCTACCCTGCGACCTTCTCCTCTTCGCCCGCGGCGGGCGACCCAACACATCACTTCTAAAATTTCTTCGCCCCAATGTCCTCTCGGATAGAGGCTATGTTCGAGTAAAACCGACACTTCAAATTGATCAACATCCAAACATGTTTGCCCTGGGAGATATCATCGACTGGCCGGAAGCGAAGCAGCTGATGAAAATCTCAATGGGCCACACCGCGGTAGTCATTGCCAATGTAATAAGCTACCTTGAAGGAAAGGTGCCCAAGAAGACATACAACAAAAGCCCAGAACTCCTATGGATAAGTAATGGAAGGGTGAGTTgcatgtatatatattgaCTTGTTGGCTCATTTATTCGTAGGCTGGAGGTGCCTCTTACTTGGGCCTGCGAGGTCACGGTCTTACCTTTGGAAACTGCTTCACGAAACTCGTCAAGTCAAACGACCTCATGGTTGCATATGTGCGCAAGTCGTTGGGGCTTGGTCCGAATTATGAGAAGGATTGAAATATCATATTATCCTCGTTATCTTACGCGCCACTGTGGACGCTTGTTTATGATATGATTCGGACATCTGCCTATCGACAGACTCGGgacgtttttttttctttcttagTAGCCATTGCATATAGTGTGTATTATCTAAAATAAAGTAATTTCTCTCGTGCTGCTCTCCACAATTAGATCTGTCAGAATGCAACTACGATCTAAATTTGCATCTCATTTAATCCACAAGTTTCTGTTATCCTGGAAGAATTGCAACAAAGTTCTTTTCCCCACAAACTTCTTGTTATCAGCTTCCTCCAAAAACTTCTCTTCCGATCCCGCGGCAATCTTATGCTCGATGTCAGCAAGGTATGCCGCATATTCGAGCGATAAGAAATGACTGAGAATTTGAGTCTTTTCTTCGACTGATATATGCCTGTGAGTTATTGTCCTTCCCAGGACAGTAGAAAGAATGTGGGCAGCCTGAAGACACATGGTTTTGAGTGGAGCTTTTCGTGAGATTGGAAAGGTCATACCTCGTCATACGAGTGTAGCTCA contains:
- a CDS encoding Apoptosis-inducing factor-like protein A (Apoptosis-inducing factor homolog A), with protein sequence MKTVVVVGGGVAGAEVVRGLSSRLNPEKHRLILITSRPRFTFLPASLRLLASQDTAIGSVFMPYDAVFGKFPGELKVGTVTSIEENKDPTFKRGGFVVMEGDEKILYDVLVVATGSNWYGHLAFPNDEEGFKDHVKSWQKKIHDAKHIVIAGGGAVGIEMSGEIKDAYPNKHVTIVHANRLLLGDIYPDKFRENIESRIRLRGVNILFNDTIEGTPNPHAPLKTGNGVPLPCDLLLFARGGRPNTSLLKFLRPNVLSDRGYVRVKPTLQIDQHPNMFALGDIIDWPEAKQLMKISMGHTAVVIANVISYLEGKVPKKTYNKSPELLWISNGRAGGASYLGLRGHGLTFGNCFTKLVKSNDLMVAYVRKSLGLGPNYEKD